The Argopecten irradians isolate NY chromosome 4, Ai_NY, whole genome shotgun sequence genome has a window encoding:
- the LOC138320499 gene encoding outer dynein arm-docking complex subunit 4-like isoform X3 — MALVYYNRGLKHYPKSAAFQEGVRKSDHFITKGNRKKTKRMKLTHAGDLTYLVHKSPSGKPFVFENKTKSSTKHLPKPSATFKDRPLCQLIRIHKTPAVALPRVTSLPNLSHTPSTSVATLNEEEKRPESKMVKTTLKELYKDKKYLEKLSSSTVFPAVGGMGSPIQDKAEDAVSFLYDRYHYWNRLGPLPPPPPLQKSRATRFSESSLSVDTIGTARTTESKTTWKSGDSGMSWKTKTIKSRLGITKPDKGTKPKPDPASLEFKFESHNPSLDMGVRRMTEIAEENEESTDSKQTEEETKSNSQAVTDYLKKELDLIQTLFAQRKFADTVRKCEAGLELLTKYSDANVPEKFELTGILNSYLGNVAVNAGDFTRALKYHTVDLKIGEKCDLHVSRHRALGNLGRTHMLQGKFNRALEMYTMKAPLCKTASESSALFHDIGNCFLMLNNFSYARDAGRKALETGQEADDKRLQLQACVLIGLSEVNMKKFKDAYHTFEAGLAHAQSLGDKQAEDAMNHALIDVNKKLANKAKKGQTESRDMYPPSSHASDSARSVMVES; from the exons ATGGCACTAGTGTATTACAACAGGGGACTGAAACATTACCCAAAAAGTGCGGCGTTCCAGGAAGGAGTGAGGAAAAGTGATCACTTCATCACCAAGGGAAATCGTAAAAAAA cAAAGAGGATGAAGCTCACGCACGCTGGAGATCTTACATACCTTGTCCACAAATCG CCATCCGGGAAACCATTCGTATTTGAGAACAAAACGAAGAGTTCAACCAAACATTTACCAAAGCCCAGTGCAACATTCAAAGACCGGCCACTGTGTCAGCTTATCAGAATTCACAAAACACCGGCAGTCGCTCTTCCGCGTGTGACGTCACTTCCGAACCTATCACACACCCCATCAACTTCAGTTGCAACGTTAAATGAAGAGGAAAAAAGGCCTGAGAGTAAAATGGTGAAAACGACCCTGAAGGAACTCTACAAGGACAAGAAATATCTTGAAAAACTCTCGAGTAGCACAGTTTTTCCAG CTGTTGGGGGTATGGGCAGTCCTATTCAAGACAAAGCAGAGGATGCTGTCAGTTTTCTGTACGATCGCTACCATTATTGGAATCGTCTAGGACCACTTCCACCTCCCCCGCCTCTACAGAAATCAAGGGCAACGAGATTCAGTGAAAGTTCATTGTCGGTAGATACTATCGGAACAGCTCGGACGACGGAATCCAAAACAACGTGGAAATCCGGCGATTCCGGAATGAGCTGGAAAACTAAGACAATAAAATCGAGGTTAGGGATAACAAAGCCCGATAAAGGAACAAAGCCTAAGCCGGATCCTGCTTCTCTTGAGTTTAAGTTCGAAAGTCATAATCCCAGCCTCGACATGGGTGTACGGAGAATGACGGAAATAGCGGAAGAAAATGAGGAATCGACCGATTCAAAACAGACTGAAGAGGAAACAAAGTCCAACAGTCAGGCTGTCACGGATTATCTTAAAAAAGAATTAGATCTCATTCAAACGC TTTTCGCGCAAAGGAAATTTGCGGACACCGTCAGAAAATGTGAAGCTGGACTTGAATTGTTGACGAAATATTCTGATGCTAATGTTCCGGAAAAGTTTGAGCTGACCGGCATACTCAACAGTTACCTTGGTAACGTGGCTGTCAACGCTGGCGACTTTACACGGGCGCTAAAATATCACACAGTAGACCTGAAAATAGGAGAGAAATG TGATTTACACGTGTCCCGCCACAGAGCCCTTGGTAACCTAGGCCGAACCCACATGCTACAAGGGAAGTTTAACCGAGCCCTGGAAAT GTACACAATGAAGGCACCATTATGCAAAACGGCTTCAGAATCATCTGCGTTATTCCATGACATCGGCAACTGTTTCCTTATGCTAAACAACTTCTCATATGCGCGTGACGCTGGTCGAAAGGCGCTAGAAACTGGACAGGAAGCAGACGACAAGCGACTCCAGCTGCAGGCATGCGTACTGATCGGTCTATCCGAAG TGAACATGAAGAAGTTTAAAGATGCCTACCACACGTTTGAAGCTGGACTGGCCCATGCGCAATCTTTGG GTGACAAACAGGCTGAAGACGCTATGAATCACGCTCTCATTGATGTCAACAAAAAGCTGGCAAACAAAGCCAAGAAGGGTCAGACAGAGTCACGTGACATGTACCCGCCATCGTCACACGCTTCCGACTCTGCACGCTCAGTAATGGTGGAGAGTTAG
- the LOC138320499 gene encoding outer dynein arm-docking complex subunit 4-like isoform X2, which yields MSADTIDWLERYSRYDYVLEGLYEEDGIDEDEEALLQKAEILFKTQNYEMALVYYNRGLKHYPKSAAFQEGVRKSDHFITKGNRKKTKRMKLTHAGDLTYLVHKSPSGKPFVFENKTKSSTKHLPKPSATFKDRPLCQLIRIHKTPAVALPRVTSLPNLSHTPSTSVATLNEEEKRPESKMVKTTLKELYKDKKYLEKLSSSTVFPAVGGMGSPIQDKAEDAVSFLYDRYHYWNRLGPLPPPPPLQKSRATRFSESSLSVDTIGTARTTESKTTWKSGDSGMSWKTKTIKSRLGITKPDKGTKPKPDPASLEFKFESHNPSLDMGVRRMTEIAEENEESTDSKQTEEETKSNSQAVTDYLKKELDLIQTLFAQRKFADTVRKCEAGLELLTKYSDANVPEKFELTGILNSYLGNVAVNAGDFTRALKYHTVDLKIGEKCDLHVSRHRALGNLGRTHMLQGKFNRALEMYTMKAPLCKTASESSALFHDIGNCFLMLNNFSYARDAGRKALETGQEADDKRLQLQACVLIGLSEVNMKKFKDAYHTFEAGLAHAQSLGDKQAEDAMNHALIDVNKKLANKAKKGQTESRDMYPPSSHASDSARSVMVES from the exons ATGTCGGCTGACACCATCGACTGGCTGGAGCGATACAGTCGGTACGATTACGTACTGGAAGGATTATATGAGGAGGATGGTATTGATGAAGATGAAGAG GCTCTGCTGCAGAAGGCAGAAATACTATTTAAAACCCAGAACTACGAGATGGCACTAGTGTATTACAACAGGGGACTGAAACATTACCCAAAAAGTGCGGCGTTCCAGGAAGGAGTGAGGAAAAGTGATCACTTCATCACCAAGGGAAATCGTAAAAAAA cAAAGAGGATGAAGCTCACGCACGCTGGAGATCTTACATACCTTGTCCACAAATCG CCATCCGGGAAACCATTCGTATTTGAGAACAAAACGAAGAGTTCAACCAAACATTTACCAAAGCCCAGTGCAACATTCAAAGACCGGCCACTGTGTCAGCTTATCAGAATTCACAAAACACCGGCAGTCGCTCTTCCGCGTGTGACGTCACTTCCGAACCTATCACACACCCCATCAACTTCAGTTGCAACGTTAAATGAAGAGGAAAAAAGGCCTGAGAGTAAAATGGTGAAAACGACCCTGAAGGAACTCTACAAGGACAAGAAATATCTTGAAAAACTCTCGAGTAGCACAGTTTTTCCAG CTGTTGGGGGTATGGGCAGTCCTATTCAAGACAAAGCAGAGGATGCTGTCAGTTTTCTGTACGATCGCTACCATTATTGGAATCGTCTAGGACCACTTCCACCTCCCCCGCCTCTACAGAAATCAAGGGCAACGAGATTCAGTGAAAGTTCATTGTCGGTAGATACTATCGGAACAGCTCGGACGACGGAATCCAAAACAACGTGGAAATCCGGCGATTCCGGAATGAGCTGGAAAACTAAGACAATAAAATCGAGGTTAGGGATAACAAAGCCCGATAAAGGAACAAAGCCTAAGCCGGATCCTGCTTCTCTTGAGTTTAAGTTCGAAAGTCATAATCCCAGCCTCGACATGGGTGTACGGAGAATGACGGAAATAGCGGAAGAAAATGAGGAATCGACCGATTCAAAACAGACTGAAGAGGAAACAAAGTCCAACAGTCAGGCTGTCACGGATTATCTTAAAAAAGAATTAGATCTCATTCAAACGC TTTTCGCGCAAAGGAAATTTGCGGACACCGTCAGAAAATGTGAAGCTGGACTTGAATTGTTGACGAAATATTCTGATGCTAATGTTCCGGAAAAGTTTGAGCTGACCGGCATACTCAACAGTTACCTTGGTAACGTGGCTGTCAACGCTGGCGACTTTACACGGGCGCTAAAATATCACACAGTAGACCTGAAAATAGGAGAGAAATG TGATTTACACGTGTCCCGCCACAGAGCCCTTGGTAACCTAGGCCGAACCCACATGCTACAAGGGAAGTTTAACCGAGCCCTGGAAAT GTACACAATGAAGGCACCATTATGCAAAACGGCTTCAGAATCATCTGCGTTATTCCATGACATCGGCAACTGTTTCCTTATGCTAAACAACTTCTCATATGCGCGTGACGCTGGTCGAAAGGCGCTAGAAACTGGACAGGAAGCAGACGACAAGCGACTCCAGCTGCAGGCATGCGTACTGATCGGTCTATCCGAAG TGAACATGAAGAAGTTTAAAGATGCCTACCACACGTTTGAAGCTGGACTGGCCCATGCGCAATCTTTGG GTGACAAACAGGCTGAAGACGCTATGAATCACGCTCTCATTGATGTCAACAAAAAGCTGGCAAACAAAGCCAAGAAGGGTCAGACAGAGTCACGTGACATGTACCCGCCATCGTCACACGCTTCCGACTCTGCACGCTCAGTAATGGTGGAGAGTTAG